Genomic DNA from Triticum dicoccoides isolate Atlit2015 ecotype Zavitan chromosome 4B, WEW_v2.0, whole genome shotgun sequence:
TCATCTGAGTTTTTCTTTAAGTAATCCGCGGTCCAACATTAAATGCCATTTCTCTGTTGGGCTTCAGACCAATTGCGGTATGTGCTATCTTACGCGACTGGACGCTGATTAGTATTTGGCGTTCAGCTGGAGTGTAATATTGCCCAGTTCGCCCTGTTTTCACCCGGTTTAGGTTCCTGACTTCTATTATTTACAGAGAATATGTTAAGCATGATCGTGCTATAACTTTGGAACCATAacttgaattaaaataattcataTATGTAATTTGATCAGAAAAATGCGTAGTTTCTAACTATGCTATTATTTCTTCCTATGAACCAGTTTAAATTCTGCTTACGGCATAACCTTGATCAACCTAATTAATTTCTATAGTGTATTTTGAAAAATGCTAACACACAATATAACCTTTATATATATTAATTATTAAGTACATTAGGAGGGCCTAtatatatggatcggagggagcatGAATGATTTGTTTCAATGGGCATATAGGAGTAATGAAGAAAGGAGAGAATAAAGGTGTGagattttttttattaatcttcaGCGTATGCAGAGATGACTTAAAACACATTTATAGAATCCTTCTATTGATTTTTCCCACGACTTGGTGCAAATTCCAAACATTGCTTCAACTTACAAATAATGCATtggtatgattttttttaaatatgcTCTTTAAGATCAGACTAGTAGTACAAAAGTCACACCAAAAGCATTGTATGTGTAGCTTGCTTCTTAATGTACTACTGATATGAGTTTCTGCTATACCTCGGTGTGCGCCTCTCTGCCGTGGCCAAGCACAATTCGAATGTTGTTGGGCTGTGTTGACAAATATTCAGTGGACACGTCAATTATCTCCCCCATTACAACGCACGCGCATATGTGCTAGTAAAGCTAAATGGGCCTACTCACATAAATCGACCGACGGGGAACTTGTGCACCGCGTACCGAATAACTTACAAGTGGCAATATAGGCACCAAATAAGAACTGGAGTCCAGAAGAACAGGAGCGATTCCTAGCAAAATATTTGTTTTCTAATCTGATTTTCGGCATGGGTTTTATTTCTTCCTGTTTCTTTcagcatttttttctttttatcattttgtttcttttattacattttttctttttctttttatgtttTTATGCTATTTtaatgtttctcttttctatttaatTACATGAAGATTTTTGTAAAATGAGTAAAAAAATATTTTTCAGTTCTATGTTTTATCTTAATTCATTTTTTACTACTTCcttttctattttgttttattttgtaatCATGTATTATATAATGTGCAAAGTGTTTCTATAATGTTCACTTATTTTAAAAATAATCATCATTCTAAACAGGTCATTGTGTTTGATTAAACATGCATACTGCATTGAATATATTTTTCATCATGTATACAAAACATTCAACATGCATTTAAAAGTTGTGAGCGTGTATTTCAAATAATGTGATGGGTGTATTTAAaacgctcgtcatgtgcttaaaaaTGTTCTTTGAATATTTCAAAAAGATGTAACCATGTATTTTAAGAATGTtcttcccctttttatttttatttttattttccttttttggtCATTTTAGTTCTTTTCTTTCAGTTCTTTTTTCTATCTTGTatttataaaaaattaaataatTTTTAGAAAATCAATTAGAAAACCAATTTTTTATTATGATCATAGTTTTGCTGTTTCCCAAAATAATGAAAATATTTATTAAAAAATTCGTATACAGGTTCGACTCCTTCGTCAAACTCGAGCTTGCTTGCCGAAGTGGTTGATTCGTTATTAGTAGATCTTTAGTGCTTCCCCTAAAAAGGAGATCTTTAGTTTTACTAGTGATCTTTATAGATTTAGACCTAAAGTGGTTCTTTGGATAGATTTTCCTGTGTGCAAAATATTTCCCCCATCAAACTTTGACTAACAAATCCCTTATTTGTGCAAAGTTAGTTATGtagtccctctgtcccaaaataagtgtctcaactttattccAACTTGAGGACGGAGGAAGTGCAAGTTAGAAACCACTCGGGGCAATTTCTTCGGAGAAAGCTTGTGGACATTTTCGAGATGCATGTTGGATTGCGGTCTATGGATATAAGGGTGTAATGTCTATATGTTatcatgacatgtatgatttgacaTAAAACTGCAATTTACTCAATAACATCTATAGTTTTGATTTCGTACCAATAATATTGTGAGTCCTTTGTAGCAGGGTATGGACATACATCCACAGCGAAAATCAGATGGAAATAATTAATACCAACACTGCATCTGCAGCAGCTGGCGAAATGCAGCAACAGTCCAGTACGGGTGCTATTGGTAGAAGAGCAAGGTGTAGAAGAGCTGGTTCCAGGTGTCCGGTAGGCCCGGGAGGCACCAGTGGCTGCAGTCGGCGGAGCCGGCGGGGTTGCCGCGCTGGGCCGGCGAGAAGTCGCCGCTGTAAACCGACGGGTGCGCGTCCTTCCGCAGCGCCGACAGCGCCGTGATGTCGAGCAAACGGACCGGGCATTTCATGGTCTGCAGCACCGTTTTCGTCACCTGCTCCTGGCTCATCGGCTGCGCTGTGGAGTTGAGCCCAGTCAATGGGACCGTCTCCCCGTAGCAGTTCTTGGACACTGGGTTGGGCCACTCCTTGGAGCTGCTCGAGCCCAAGCCAGACAAGAAAGTCGCGTTAAAACTGTAATTATTCTTAAGAAAAACTAGTACAGTGTAATACAGGGTGTGAGCCATGTGTGATTACTGAGATGGGTGCAGAGGAGTTAAGTTAGTACCTGTAGTGGGTGGGGGACATGGACTGGAAGAAGACACGGGTCTTGGCCGGGTCGACGTTGAGGTCCACCCAGTTGGCCCATGTGGTCATCCCGCGCTGGAACGCCACCATCCGATCCATGTCCTCTGAGTACCGCCCGCCCTCCCCCATGTAATCCCACCTGCACACACACGATGGTGTCAATTTTAGCTTGTGCACTCGGTAAACCAAGCTAAACTGGAGAGAAAGAAACTGGGCGGGCGTACGTACCCCTGGAGCGCGCCGGTGTGCGTCCACCAGTGGCCGGAGTTGAAGGACAGCACGTCGGCACCGCGCCACGCCTGGGCGTTCTCGGCGATGTCGTCGAGCATCAGGACCCGTTTCCCCTGCACCACGTCGATGTCCACCAGGTACGGCGCGCGATAGAAAGACACCACCAGCTCGTACTCCTGCCGGCCGGTACATGTCGAATTAGGAATTACTACTAGTAAGACCGCTGCAGTTGCCAATTTCCCCAACAAGAAGAATAACATGTCATGGTATCGAGCGCATGTACATGCATGGATCGCACACGTACCATGAACCTGTAGGTGTAGAGAGGGGCGGCGGAGACGAGCTGCGACGGCGACTGCGGCGCGGCGGCGTGCAGCAGGCAGACGAGCGACTCCCACTGATTACGGCCCAGCGAGTCCCCCACGAACATCACCGTCTTCCCCTTCATCCGCGTCAAAAAGTCCGCGCCGTCAAACCTACGTACAGCGCTACTCATGTCACCAAGACGTACTACCACATCTCTGCAGCATGCATGTCATGTACGCCCATGGCGCAGTTTATGTACAGTGACGTACGTACGCGCGTACCTGGGTAGCTCGCAGCTGGCCGGCTTCCAGCGATACCGGAGGTAGTCGGAGTCCGGGCGGCCGTAGAGCTGGCAGTTGAACTCCGCGTCGATGACCGGGCACTTGTACCCGGTGTAGGCCGCCTCCGCGGAGCCGTCGTCACGGACCCAGCTGCCGCTGAAGACGTCGCAGCCCTTGGGGCCGGGCAAAACGTCGCGCCGGTGGCGCCGCGCGAGCCCGACGGCGAGCGCCGAGGCGGGCAGCGAGAGAGCGTGGAGGAGCAGGACGGCGAGCACGGAGCTCTTGCACAAGAGCAGCATCTTCCAcacagagaaggaaagggaaagtgAAGCCACCTTTCCTCCGGCGCCTTTATACCACCGACCGACGAATCGATCACGAGGCGACTCTCTTGCCGCGGCGGATTAGCGACGGAGAAGGCTCGTGAATGAACGAAGAGAGAATTATTAGGAGAGCGACTGGGCGGGTCAGGGGAGGTGTGCATGTGATGTGAGGGTAAGATCGAGTTGTCGATGGATTCGTGATCCAGGCGTTTGCAGCGATCGTCTTAGCATTAGCAGTGGAATCTATGGGTTTGTTGCCCTTTCCTGTGGTGCACGTAGACGTGGCCTTGGGTGCATGGAAAGATTTGAGTTTTGGAATTCGTGCGCGCATCGAAATGGAATGTTTATGTCTGCACGCACCGTCGAACGCGGAAAGCTTGTTTTTGAAATCTGGGGTAGGTTTTTTTCTTACTTCCTTCCTTCTCCCCATCTATTTGAGGCAGCGAATCTGAGTGACagatatttttcaaaaaaaaaaaatctgaGTGACAGATGGGCACTGTCTGCACGCTGTCACGGGCCAAGCTAGTCCCCTCTATACTCTAGTGGCTGCCATGCCGGATGTCGGATCGGGAAATGTCTGCAGCTTGTGGCCGCATGCACTTCAAGAGGACACAAGAGCAACTTCAAAGGGCGACAGATTTCGTCCGTCGCCGTCCGTTTGAATCGGCGCGGACACAAAAGGCGGTCCAATGCGCCGACTCAAACGGCGTCCGGTTTTCGTCTACGGGTGATCCATTTTCGGCCCATTTTTTAgtcggatttgcgtcggcgcggacacgcgaCGGTCACGTGcacgcttgccttcttcttcccctggctcgctggtcggtggcacattggcctcccctcatccaacagcaaccctcgcccgctgtcgtggttctaagactgacagtagaaaggggtgtAGGTAtgcagaggcaagatctcagctatggtgaagatgtacgcgcaagatttacgagttcagacccttctcagagaaagtaatagccctacgtctcggtgcccggaggcggtcgactgaattatatgtgtgtgatgtaacagggggtgcgaacccttatcccagaggagggggtggcttatatagagtgcgccaggaccccagctcccctccgttacagagGGTTCAATGTTCATTAAGGAGggacgttactgataacgccagctttAAGTACAATTAATGCctataaagactacggagtgaacgtccGACCGTTATAGTTCTGTCTGGTTCTTGGTCTTCATAGGTCGAGTGATCTTCATAAAATtggggtacccgagtgatatggTGGTCGAGTGACTGACACTCGACGTCTTCCTTGGGTACTTCCCGCTATCCCTTGAGCTTCTTtggttctagggtagtgaccttgggtggggctcctagcagtggcggagctaggCGACTGAACCAGGGTGGGCCAGCAATACTACTGTTCATATACATTGATTTTTAAAAGAAAAATTAGCATTTCTCCTATGGTATAAAACATATTTCCAAATCTCAGAGTGGGCCATGGCCCTGTCCACCCTCTACCTCCGCCACTGGCTCCTAGGTCaggcctgtgaccctaccctaggtctatatcctcatcatcagcccccgaatggattgaggaccGAGTGGAAAAGAAGATCGCAGCGGACTTCGCTTCAACCTTTGTGCTCAGTGAGTGCTTGCGTCGAACGAAAGGTTTGCGCCTGAACTTTAGCTTCGTTTCAGTTGCCTCGATCGATTCTGAAGTTGTCGAATGGATAAGTGTCATCGTCTGTCGATCGTTGTCTTCTGTTGCGAGATCTCCGGCGCGATTGGTTATTGCGTGTCCCGGATTCGACGGGATTCGAAATTttagggaagcgcgcgggacgaaggGCGCCGTGGTAATCAGGATGGATAAGCAGGgatgcctcgatccccgcgccacctttttcaccatgtaTCGAGCGTGCGACTGTAGCggagatttgacaggatcgcccgggcccgcACGTCAGCCACTCAGAAGTGGGCCTTTAAAAGGCGACAAGGCCGAGGCGTTGCGTCGTGTGCTCCCAATCTCCCCCTTTCTCCTCCGCCTCTCCTGTGCGCGCAGCTCCTCCGCCCTCGGGGCCACCGCTCCGCCgcaatggtgaaggacaagacggcggcgctggaacgcgtgaagaaggcgacgggggcggcgaagggtAAGAAGACCCAGCGCGGGTCGTCGTCGCGGTCGACGCTGCCGACGggatggatccagggcgactggattcgaTCCACGCTCCGCCAAGAGGACCTGGACGAGCTGGCCGAGCTCGGGTTGGTCACAAATGCCGCTGCGAGGTTGTCAGAGGGGGAGGCGGAGCCGCAGCCGGGACCGGGTGAGTGTGTCctgcttgccacccacgtcgactgtGGTTTTTCGCTCTGTCCACACCCCTTTTTCCGGGGTtttctgaatttcttcggagcccaactccatcgcttttctcccaacaccatcatctATCTCGCggcatttgtgtccatgtgtgaaaatttctttggctgccgaccgcactggggtctcttcaaacacatcttcactgtCCGTTCCCAGTCGGCCAAGAAGGCCAACTCGGCCGACGAGAAAACACACGTCATTCAAATGTGTGGTGGTTTGGGGatccagaagaggaagaggagctcctttccgtctgagggagtcctggactagggggtgtccggatagccggactatcatcatcggccggactccaagactatgaagatacaagattgaagacttcgtcccgtgtccggatgggactttccttggcgtggaaggcaagcttggcgatacggatatgtagatctcctaccattgtaaccgactctgtgtaaccctagccctctccggtgtctatataaaccggatggctttagtccgtaggacgaacaacaatcataccataggctagcttctagggtttagcctccttgatctcatggtagatctactcttgtaacacacatcatcaatattaatcaagcaggacgtagggttttacctccatcaagagggcccgaacctgggtaaaacatcgtatcccttgtctcctgttaccatccgcctagacgcacagttcgggaccccctacccgagatccgccggttttgacaccgacattggtgctttcattgagagttcctctgtgccgtcgcgatcaggaaggatgccttttcccgtctttaaagacggcgccgtcatcaagggagctttgccgccggccaaactatctggctaggtggtttccttatgaccgcctgttcggccaccgctccgacgatgacctctcaggtcatcaaaagcgatcttcacgtcagctcggaattcgccgagcagttagatccgattgagatcTCCtctataaacgagctcttggatcgcatcgccgccctgggagtcgctacagactacgatcagattgggcttaaaaccgatctgagagaaattaactctccccaggctacccaccacgttgttgtggtagaggaacaatgcggcaactcttcttctatgttgaaaaccaactatgtccggattcccgatccctccatgccggattcccacggagggacggacgccaatcaaatactgaacctagagtcaggcatcggactaggtTCGTTGGAAAGTATCCAACAAACCAAGCCTCCAAATTCGGAAACCTCTTGGCCTTCGAGCCTCAGACCGGGCGGGGTTccaaacttaattccacccgcccacccaaacataagcgatataTCTCaagtacggcaagagcccgatgaaacagtacatcgttactgggccagattcctcctgattatgaaaaggataaaggactaccgtgaagaaaaggcgatttcaattttctgcaacaattgcacggataagggaatcataaacgccatcagtcgtcgcaaagttacacgcttcgccgaccttgcgaccattgtacaaaaatactgtgcgatggagagtgcctgaaaaaccgaaactaggttctgggacaatccgaccctgaatacaaccccagtccgaaataaaagagtgcgtcatactcaagcacttgggttaaaaaccaaaaagcaaaaaccccctaaaaggtacggaaccgtactggaggcatggctcaacggaccctgcaaaatccacagtacgaagggcgccactccaacacatagccttcgagcatgttggatactacggcaggtggccaaaagtggcgaaggctttttagccccggacaaccagcccagcagtactagtacggtattaacagtcttcgagactttcgcatcaaataacatgcgaaaacgaacaatctgcagcctcgccgaagtctaccaagtagcaacagcaaatccatggagcgacacggctatcaccttcaatgtcaGCGATGAACTtaaattccgaacagccagagcaccagccgcattggtcctcagtccaatagtggacggctttcgtcttaccaaggtactcatggatggcggcagcggattaaacctcatctacgaagaaacccttcaaaaaatggaaattgactggag
This window encodes:
- the LOC119290621 gene encoding protein PMR5-like encodes the protein MLLLCKSSVLAVLLLHALSLPASALAVGLARRHRRDVLPGPKGCDVFSGSWVRDDGSAEAAYTGYKCPVIDAEFNCQLYGRPDSDYLRYRWKPASCELPRFDGADFLTRMKGKTVMFVGDSLGRNQWESLVCLLHAAAPQSPSQLVSAAPLYTYRFMEYELVVSFYRAPYLVDIDVVQGKRVLMLDDIAENAQAWRGADVLSFNSGHWWTHTGALQGWDYMGEGGRYSEDMDRMVAFQRGMTTWANWVDLNVDPAKTRVFFQSMSPTHYSSKEWPNPVSKNCYGETVPLTGLNSTAQPMSQEQVTKTVLQTMKCPVRLLDITALSALRKDAHPSVYSGDFSPAQRGNPAGSADCSHWCLPGLPDTWNQLFYTLLFYQ